The DNA sequence ACGCCAGCGCGGTTTCCCGCCGGGCGGTAACCTCGCCCGCGAACCCGGCGGTGGGATGGGCAGCGGCTTCCCCCACGCGGATGACGCGCACCGGGCGGGGCAGGGCCGAATTTTCCGGCGGCGTGGAGCAGCCGGCCAGCAGCAAGAGCATCAACAGGATGGGAACGGGCGCCGGTTGGAATAGCTGCGCCGAGCGGACGATGAATTGGAGTTTGATCATGGCGACACCATTAGTTATACTGTACCGTAAAGTAAGTATACACAACTTTACTGGACGATCAAGTAAACTATGAGCGAGTCACCAAAATCCAAGTTGGGCCGGCCTCGCGACCCTGAGCGTTTGCGTCGGGTCCTCGAGGCGGCGGAACAGCTTTTTCTGGAACAGGGCTTTGAGCGGACCAGTGTGGAAGCGGTCGCCAAGGCGTCGGAAGTGTCGAAGATGACGATCTATTCCTACTTCCCAACCAAGAAGGCATTGTTCGAAGCCACGATTGTTCGGCGCGTCGATGCCGCGTTTGATTTCCAGAGCGATGCGGAACTGCCTCCCTCCGATCCTCGCAAGGGGTTGACCATCATCGGCCGCCACTTCCTGGCGCTGATTCGCGTTGACGAAGTGATCTGCAAGCAGCGCGTTCTGTATGCGGAGGCCGGTGTGCAGCAGGACGCCT is a window from the Terriglobales bacterium genome containing:
- a CDS encoding TetR/AcrR family transcriptional regulator, which translates into the protein MSESPKSKLGRPRDPERLRRVLEAAEQLFLEQGFERTSVEAVAKASEVSKMTIYSYFPTKKALFEATIVRRVDAAFDFQSDAELPPSDPRKGLTIIGRHFLALIRVDEVICKQRVLYAEAGVQQDACSAFFQQGPLNIVARVRAYLDSAVATGSLVFHDTEAGADQFLSLFLGTAHIKVMLGLGKPTPEEDERLLERNVEMMMRAYGRS